The following DNA comes from Peribacillus sp. FSL E2-0218.
TGTGGTTTTGTTTCACGTATGTTGGTGAACGTATACCCATAATTAGACAGGAATATAAAGCGAAACGCGAACGTTTCCTGAAATTACATAAAAAATATTCGTGAGACATATTGACGATTATTTTGGCGACTGATACACTATACCTATATTAATAAAAAAACATAATTGTCGTATAATATTGGGGATATGGCCCAAAAGTTTCTACCAAGCTGCCGTTAACGGCTTGACTACGATGTGAACAGAGGCCAAGTGGCCACTTCTTTACATAATAGTAGTCAAGTCCCGTTCGGAAGCGAATCGGGCTTTTTGTCTTTTGGCTTACGATCTTATGATAGGGGAGACTCATAATGAAGAATTATTTTCGTTTTAATGAATTGGGAACGAATTATCGCCGTGAGATACTTGGCGGTCTAACAACGTTCCTTTCTATGGCATATATCCTGGTTGTTAACCCTGTGATGCTGACATTGCAAAGCATCGATGACTATCCAGATGAATTGAGAATGGATTACGGAGCGGTTTTCGCGGCTACAGCCCTAGCTGCCGCAATTGGCTCGATATTGATGGGGCTCATAGCAAGGTATCCGATTTCACTCGCCCCTGGTATGGGACTGAATGCATTTTTCGCCTTTACCGTTGTTCTTGGTTTCGGAATACCTTGGCAGACCGCTTTAACTGGCGTTTTGATATCAGGGGTCATTTTCGTTTTACTCTCCTTATCTGGAATACGTGAGAAAATTATCAATGCAATACCGGTCGAGCTGAAATACGCAGTTGGAGCGGGTATCGGTTTATTCATTACGTTTGTAGGGTTCCAAAACTCCGGAATCATTACGAATGATGACAGTGTCCTTGTCGGCTTGGGCGATTTAACCTCGGGAAATACGTTATTGGCAGTCTTCGGAATTGTCGTAACCGTCATTTTAATGACGAGGGGCGTCAAAAGCGGCGTGTTCATCGGTATGGTCATTACGGCCATCGCCGGAATGATTTTTGGCCAAGTGCCTGTTCCTGAGAAAATCATCGGAGCGGTTCCAAGCATTGCCCCTACATTTGGGGTTGCATTCGATGCTTTCGGAAATCCGGGAGATCTCTTCACGGGACAAATGTTAATCGTTATATTGACCTTCTTGTTCGTGGCTTTCTTCGATACGGCTGGTACGTTGGTGGCTGTAGCGCAGCAAGCAGGCTTAATGAAAGATAATGTCCTTCCTAGAGTGGGAAAAGGGTTGCTTGCAGATTCTTTATCCATCGTTTCAGGTGCAATCCTGGGTACATCCACAACTACATCGTATGTTGAGTCAACATCGGGCGTGGCAGCCGGTGCACGAAGCGGATTTGCGGCCGTGGTGACAGGTTTGCTGTTCATCCTATCGCTTTTCTTCTTCCCGCTTCTTTCCGTCGTAACATCGGCGGTGACCGCTCCGGCATTGGTCATAGTCGGAGTACTGATGGCATCTTCACTTAAGAATATTGATTGGCACAAGTTCGAAGTGGCCGTTCCAGCGTTCTTTACCGTCATCATGATGCCGATGACTTA
Coding sequences within:
- a CDS encoding NCS2 family permease — translated: MKNYFRFNELGTNYRREILGGLTTFLSMAYILVVNPVMLTLQSIDDYPDELRMDYGAVFAATALAAAIGSILMGLIARYPISLAPGMGLNAFFAFTVVLGFGIPWQTALTGVLISGVIFVLLSLSGIREKIINAIPVELKYAVGAGIGLFITFVGFQNSGIITNDDSVLVGLGDLTSGNTLLAVFGIVVTVILMTRGVKSGVFIGMVITAIAGMIFGQVPVPEKIIGAVPSIAPTFGVAFDAFGNPGDLFTGQMLIVILTFLFVAFFDTAGTLVAVAQQAGLMKDNVLPRVGKGLLADSLSIVSGAILGTSTTTSYVESTSGVAAGARSGFAAVVTGLLFILSLFFFPLLSVVTSAVTAPALVIVGVLMASSLKNIDWHKFEVAVPAFFTVIMMPMTYSIATGIACGFIFYPITMSMKGRAKEVHPIMWGLGVVFLLYFIFLK